DNA from Aliarcobacter skirrowii CCUG 10374:
TTCCACAAAATTTTTTATCTTTAAACCAAGAAATTTCAAGATCTTGTTCATTTTCTATTAAATATGAATCTTTGCAATTTTCTAAACAAATAGAGTGAAGCTGTTTTGTATTTGATGAACTTTTTCCACCAATTACAATCATAACATCAGCTTTTATTGAAATATCTCTAGCCGCATCTTGGTTTTCAAAAGTTGCATCACAAATTGTATTAAATACTCTAACCTCTTTATTTTTAAGTATTAGTTCATTTACTATTTCTAAATATGTCTCTTTTTTCTTTGTAGTTTGAGCAACACAAGCAATTTTACTCTTTTTGAATTTTAAATTTTTTAAATCTTCTTTGCAAAGAATTATATGAACATCTTCAATATCTGTTGCATAAGACATAACACCTTTAACTTCAGGATGATTTATATCTCCAAAAATAACTATTGAGTAGCCCTCTTTTGACATATTTTTTACAATATTTTGTGGAGTTGTTACAAATGGACAAGTTGCATTTATAACTTTTTTTGTAGTTTTTTTAAGCTCTTTTAACTCATCTTTTGGAATTCCATGAGTTCTAATAATTACAGTATCTTCAGGTTTTACATCACTTAAGTTTGAGTAAAGTCCAACATTGAAATCTTTTTTTAACCTATTAATCTCATCTTCATTGTGAATTAATGGACCCATAGTAGCGCTATTTTCATATTTTTGTGCAATATTTATAGCTCTTTTAACGCCAAAACAAAAACCATAACTACTAGCTAACTCAATTTTCAAAATTTATCCTTAGTATAAAGAGTCTAAAATCTCTTTAAAATTTGGGAATGAAGCATTTATGCACTCTATATCTTCTATATTCATTCCACAAACAAGTCCAGCAATAGCAAAACTCATAGCAATTCTATGATCTCCAAATGAGTCAATTGTTGCAGCTTTAAGTTCTCCTCCAACAATCTCATAACCATCTTCAAACTCTGTATAATTTACACCACAAAGAGCTAAATTATCAACTACAGCTTTTATTCTATCACTCTCTTTTACTCTTAACTCTTTTGCATTTTTTACAAGCGATTTACCATTTGCTAAACTCATTGCAATGCTAAGCGCTGGAAGTTCATCTATAAGCCAAGATATCTTTTGGCTTACTTCAACACCATTTAACTCATTTCCAATTACTTCAATATCCCCAATTGGTTCATAAATATTCTCTTTTTCAATATAATTTACTATTGCACCCATTCTTTTTAAAACTTCATAAGC
Protein-coding regions in this window:
- a CDS encoding 4-hydroxy-3-methylbut-2-enyl diphosphate reductase, with translation MKIELASSYGFCFGVKRAINIAQKYENSATMGPLIHNEDEINRLKKDFNVGLYSNLSDVKPEDTVIIRTHGIPKDELKELKKTTKKVINATCPFVTTPQNIVKNMSKEGYSIVIFGDINHPEVKGVMSYATDIEDVHIILCKEDLKNLKFKKSKIACVAQTTKKKETYLEIVNELILKNKEVRVFNTICDATFENQDAARDISIKADVMIVIGGKSSSNTKQLHSICLENCKDSYLIENEQDLEISWFKDKKFCGITAGASTPDWVIQKVINKIEGFKL